In one Umezawaea sp. Da 62-37 genomic region, the following are encoded:
- a CDS encoding prolyl oligopeptidase family serine peptidase: protein MEPSQPSPRRRRRAVILTTTAVVVLLLAAGGVLGGGWYYSGQLLEPANAQPGFGDTSAGPAGDAAKPAVLLEESEDTVLPGTWGLVWQGGTARVGPVKGRPCGKVQRPLIDGAAPPAGTKVRMQASVWTTDPRTAHRLDYTDVQIPTELGDAPAWFVPGTSTTWAITVHGRAGARTEALRVMPRLHERGLPVLAVTYRNDGAEGAPASPDGLYHLGGTEWRDVEAAIGYAQGHGATRVLLYGWSMGGAIVGQVLALSPLAAIVAGVVLDAPVTSWTKTLELQAANRGVPTAIVPVAEVVSDWRADIGFDQFDLIANPPRVKPSTLIFHGDADGTVPVQASRDLAAAAERLRWPLRYVEVRGADHTAEWNVDPGAYTRNLDDFLTTVIGTS from the coding sequence GTGGAACCGAGCCAGCCGTCCCCTCGTCGCCGTCGCCGCGCCGTCATCCTGACCACGACCGCTGTCGTGGTCTTACTGCTGGCGGCGGGCGGGGTCCTGGGCGGCGGCTGGTACTACAGCGGCCAGCTGCTGGAGCCCGCCAACGCGCAGCCCGGTTTCGGCGACACGTCCGCGGGCCCGGCGGGCGACGCGGCGAAGCCCGCCGTGCTGCTGGAGGAGTCCGAGGACACCGTGCTGCCCGGCACCTGGGGTCTGGTGTGGCAGGGCGGCACGGCCCGCGTCGGCCCGGTGAAGGGCCGTCCCTGCGGCAAGGTCCAGCGCCCGCTGATCGACGGCGCGGCACCGCCCGCGGGCACGAAGGTGCGCATGCAGGCGTCGGTGTGGACCACCGACCCGCGCACCGCGCACCGCCTCGACTACACCGACGTGCAGATCCCCACCGAGCTGGGCGACGCCCCGGCGTGGTTCGTGCCCGGCACGTCGACCACGTGGGCCATCACCGTCCACGGCCGCGCGGGGGCGCGCACCGAGGCGCTGCGGGTCATGCCGCGGCTGCACGAGCGCGGCCTGCCGGTGCTCGCGGTGACCTACCGCAACGACGGGGCCGAGGGCGCGCCCGCGTCCCCGGACGGCCTCTACCACCTGGGCGGCACCGAGTGGCGCGACGTCGAGGCCGCGATCGGGTACGCGCAGGGGCACGGCGCCACCCGCGTGCTGCTCTACGGCTGGTCCATGGGCGGCGCGATCGTCGGCCAGGTGCTCGCCCTGTCGCCGCTGGCCGCGATCGTCGCCGGGGTCGTGCTGGACGCGCCGGTGACCAGCTGGACGAAGACGCTGGAGCTCCAGGCCGCCAACCGGGGCGTGCCCACGGCGATCGTGCCGGTCGCCGAGGTCGTGTCGGACTGGCGGGCGGACATCGGCTTCGACCAGTTCGACCTGATCGCCAACCCGCCGCGGGTCAAGCCGAGCACGTTGATCTTCCACGGTGACGCCGACGGGACCGTCCCGGTGCAGGCGTCGAGGGACCTCGCGGCCGCCGCCGAGCGCCTCCGGTGGCCGCTGCGGTACGTCGAGGTGCGGGGCGCCGACCACACCGCGGAGTGGAATGTCGACCCGGGCGCCTACACCCGGAATCTGGACGACTTCCTGACGACCGTTATCGGCACCTCTTGA
- a CDS encoding TetR/AcrR family transcriptional regulator: MTGKERREQLLAVARALFAEKGYEVTSVEEIAHRAGVSKPVVYEHFGGKEGIYAVVVDREMEALMAQIVNALSGGHPRELLEQAACALLDYIEGSSDGFRILVRDSPVASSTGTFSSLLNDIASQVESILGTHFTQQGYDRKLAALYSQALVGMVALTGQWWLEVRKPGKDEVAAHLVNLAWNGLSHMDHRPGLTIR; encoded by the coding sequence ATGACGGGCAAGGAACGGCGTGAGCAGCTGCTCGCCGTGGCCCGCGCCCTGTTCGCGGAGAAGGGGTACGAGGTCACCTCCGTGGAGGAGATCGCCCACCGCGCCGGGGTGAGCAAACCCGTGGTGTACGAGCACTTCGGCGGCAAGGAGGGCATCTACGCGGTGGTGGTCGACCGCGAGATGGAAGCGCTGATGGCCCAGATCGTGAACGCGCTGTCGGGCGGGCACCCCCGCGAGTTGCTGGAGCAGGCGGCCTGCGCGCTGCTGGACTACATCGAGGGGTCGTCGGACGGGTTCCGCATCCTGGTCCGGGACTCGCCGGTGGCGTCGTCCACGGGGACGTTCTCGTCGTTGCTGAACGACATCGCCTCCCAGGTGGAGAGCATCCTGGGGACGCACTTCACCCAGCAGGGGTACGACCGGAAGCTGGCCGCGCTGTACAGCCAGGCGCTGGTGGGGATGGTCGCGCTGACCGGGCAGTGGTGGCTGGAGGTGCGCAAGCCGGGGAAGGACGAGGTCGCCGCGCACCTGGTGAACCTGGCGTGGAACGGCCTGTCGCACATGGACCACAGGCCGGGGCTGACGATCCGCTAA
- a CDS encoding PQQ-dependent sugar dehydrogenase yields MNRLVGVLAVALVAGCSTTTTGSGAPPPPSQAQAPTGLKVEEVVGGLSHAWDVGFLPGGQMLVTQRDGKLTLVKDGKATDVKADLADVEPRGEGGLMGLVVHPDFLTSHRFTTCQTSRDDVRLVTWQLSDDGTSAQRIKNPLLGGLPVNPSGRHSGCRPTIAQDGSLLVGTGDTANGTAAQNLDSLGGKVLRISLETGAAQSDNPIAGSRVYTYGHRNVQGVAVNPKTGQVFTAEHGPDIDDELNLLKPGANYGWDPGQGGTKPGYDEGVPMTDLQRFPDAVPAVWVSGDPTEAISGAAFLASSQWGDLEGVLAVAALKGSKLMLFTLTPEGGVHSVAVPAELDGTHGRLRAARLGPDGALYVTSSNGTDDKLLKVTRG; encoded by the coding sequence ATGAACCGACTCGTCGGAGTGCTGGCCGTCGCCCTCGTCGCCGGGTGTTCCACCACCACGACGGGTAGCGGCGCGCCACCACCCCCGTCGCAGGCGCAGGCCCCCACCGGTCTCAAGGTGGAGGAGGTCGTGGGCGGTCTGAGCCACGCCTGGGACGTCGGTTTCCTGCCCGGCGGGCAGATGCTCGTCACCCAGCGCGACGGCAAGCTGACGCTCGTCAAGGACGGCAAGGCCACCGACGTGAAGGCCGACCTAGCCGACGTGGAGCCACGCGGTGAGGGCGGACTGATGGGTCTGGTCGTCCACCCGGACTTCCTCACCTCGCACCGCTTCACCACCTGCCAGACCTCGCGGGACGACGTCCGCCTGGTCACCTGGCAGCTCTCCGACGACGGCACGAGCGCCCAGCGGATCAAGAACCCGCTCCTGGGCGGGCTCCCGGTGAACCCCAGCGGCAGGCACTCCGGCTGCCGCCCGACCATCGCCCAGGACGGCTCGCTGCTCGTCGGCACCGGCGACACCGCCAACGGCACCGCGGCCCAGAACCTCGACAGCCTGGGCGGCAAGGTGCTCCGCATCAGCCTGGAAACGGGCGCCGCGCAATCGGACAACCCCATCGCGGGCAGCCGGGTCTACACCTACGGCCACCGCAACGTGCAGGGCGTCGCCGTCAACCCGAAGACCGGCCAGGTCTTCACCGCCGAGCACGGCCCCGACATCGACGACGAGCTGAACCTCCTCAAGCCCGGCGCCAACTACGGCTGGGACCCCGGCCAGGGCGGCACGAAGCCCGGCTACGACGAGGGCGTGCCGATGACCGACCTGCAACGCTTCCCCGACGCCGTCCCCGCGGTGTGGGTGTCCGGCGACCCGACCGAGGCGATCTCCGGCGCGGCGTTCCTCGCGAGCTCGCAGTGGGGCGACCTGGAGGGCGTGCTGGCCGTGGCGGCGCTGAAGGGGTCGAAGCTGATGCTGTTCACGCTCACCCCGGAGGGCGGCGTGCACTCGGTGGCCGTCCCCGCCGAACTCGACGGCACCCACGGCAGGCTGCGGGCCGCCCGGCTGGGTCCGGACGGGGCGCTCTACGTGACGTCCTCCAACGGCACCGACGACAAGCTGCTGAAGGTCACCAGGGGTTAG
- a CDS encoding DUF4291 domain-containing protein, which yields MKDKEVRADHDDRHITVYQAYSPAIALPALAAGTFVPPFKPGRMTWVKPSFLWMMYRCGWGLKEGQEHVLAVRITRSGFESALRAAVLSHDTTTAKPEVRVQWDPERDLHHNPLDHRSLQLGLAGATSTRYVDEWITGLTDVTPLAHQIHALVRAGSLAEATALLPPERPYPLPEDVAEHLGATA from the coding sequence GTGAAGGACAAAGAGGTCAGAGCCGACCACGACGATCGGCACATCACCGTCTACCAGGCCTACTCCCCCGCCATCGCCCTCCCGGCACTGGCCGCGGGCACCTTCGTCCCCCCGTTCAAACCGGGCCGGATGACCTGGGTCAAACCGTCGTTCCTGTGGATGATGTACCGCTGCGGCTGGGGCCTGAAGGAGGGCCAGGAGCACGTGCTGGCCGTCCGGATCACCCGGTCGGGCTTCGAATCCGCCCTCCGCGCCGCCGTCCTGAGCCACGACACCACCACGGCGAAACCCGAGGTCCGCGTCCAGTGGGACCCGGAACGCGACCTCCACCACAACCCGCTGGACCACCGCTCCCTGCAACTGGGCCTGGCGGGCGCGACCAGCACCAGGTACGTCGATGAGTGGATCACCGGCCTGACCGACGTGACCCCGCTGGCGCACCAGATCCACGCCCTGGTCCGCGCCGGCTCCCTGGCCGAGGCCACGGCGCTGCTGCCGCCGGAACGCCCGTACCCGCTGCCGGAGGACGTCGCGGAACACCTGGGCGCGACGGCCTGA